One Sulfolobus sp. S-194 DNA segment encodes these proteins:
- the nrfD gene encoding NrfD/PsrC family molybdoenzyme membrane anchor subunit, translated as MGQFTAPAPPPYGIQAPIQQINEYPLWGTEVALALYFTEVAGMLMAIIGALELTGKYPSMAKKGAPTIFVSTILAFAFFAYDLGRPLAATSSPIEALVNFSHSWMARGIIFVSGLLLFSLLYMFSIFLKLPQKLARSTRIIFAVLGMLFGIFATTYSGFEFAATTGIPFWNNAGIPLLFLAGGVFVGSGIGYILAFVTKGEEGIMARRLMAKLLAFSGIAELASWFLFLATVNFIYVFDEIAYDYLLSQSAFYIDLTLSALAVIISGGGTLALSFRMMSMPKEASKSLGEIKPADLPTAVKYAILVAAVFAIVAAYLTRADILFAGQYAYQVAPMTPFQIVSNQPIPVGSFGWRG; from the coding sequence TAAACGAATATCCTTTATGGGGAACAGAAGTAGCATTAGCATTATATTTTACTGAAGTCGCTGGTATGCTAATGGCTATAATAGGTGCTTTAGAGCTAACGGGAAAGTATCCTAGTATGGCTAAGAAAGGTGCTCCTACTATATTTGTATCAACGATATTAGCATTTGCCTTCTTTGCATATGATTTAGGAAGACCGTTAGCTGCAACGTCTTCTCCAATTGAGGCTTTAGTAAACTTCTCTCACTCCTGGATGGCTAGAGGTATAATATTTGTCTCAGGCTTACTATTATTTTCCTTACTGTATATGTTCTCCATATTCCTAAAATTACCGCAAAAATTAGCTAGGAGTACAAGAATTATATTTGCAGTTCTTGGAATGTTATTCGGAATATTCGCAACAACATATAGTGGTTTTGAATTTGCAGCTACTACGGGAATTCCATTTTGGAATAATGCCGGTATACCACTATTATTCTTAGCTGGTGGTGTTTTCGTAGGTTCTGGAATTGGTTACATTTTAGCATTTGTAACTAAAGGTGAAGAAGGAATAATGGCAAGAAGACTTATGGCAAAACTTTTAGCCTTCTCCGGAATTGCAGAATTAGCCTCATGGTTCTTATTCCTAGCAACTGTGAACTTTATTTATGTATTTGATGAAATAGCGTATGATTATTTACTATCACAAAGTGCATTTTATATAGATCTAACACTCTCTGCTCTTGCTGTAATAATCTCTGGAGGAGGAACTCTTGCCCTTTCATTTAGAATGATGTCTATGCCAAAAGAAGCGAGTAAATCATTAGGTGAGATAAAACCAGCGGATTTACCAACAGCCGTAAAGTATGCAATTCTAGTAGCAGCTGTTTTCGCAATAGTTGCCGCATATCTAACTAGAGCCGATATACTGTTTGCTGGACAATATGCGTATCAAGTTGCACCAATGACACCTTTCCAGATAGTAAGTAATCAACCAATACCAGTAGGAAGTTTTGGCTGGAGAGGTTAG
- a CDS encoding winged helix-turn-helix transcriptional regulator has protein sequence MVGIPLIISDFLLFLLKEGMILSSLKNIDPSVLEVISRFKLHFLVLLSAKSSIKELKILSKLTIIGPLSSYKLSQELGMPSATAWRILKKLCKEGYVQKGEKSFSITPKGLAILFKNYHDDKIRKVVAKRLKEIWNYEGSVDEIYCLLKDMVDLIDKGKIDIKNICLNYPASLAGFLYPLARELSEETKKVIAHYMLKTFPSTNLTPYCRGIISFDNRAIPYLIAVECKVEGIKLNHYCELLQKLYNKNSIS, from the coding sequence ATGGTAGGAATACCTCTCATAATTTCTGATTTCCTTCTCTTTTTATTAAAAGAAGGTATGATACTCTCAAGTCTAAAGAACATAGATCCATCGGTCCTTGAAGTAATATCCAGATTTAAATTACATTTTCTAGTTTTATTATCGGCAAAAAGTTCAATAAAAGAATTAAAAATACTCTCTAAGTTAACTATAATAGGGCCCTTGTCTTCATATAAACTTTCGCAAGAACTAGGAATGCCGTCAGCAACAGCATGGAGAATTTTAAAGAAACTTTGTAAGGAAGGGTATGTACAAAAAGGAGAAAAGAGCTTTAGCATAACACCGAAAGGACTTGCTATTCTCTTCAAAAATTATCATGACGATAAAATACGAAAAGTTGTGGCTAAAAGACTAAAGGAAATTTGGAATTATGAAGGTAGCGTAGACGAAATTTACTGCTTGCTTAAGGATATGGTTGATTTAATTGATAAAGGAAAGATAGATATTAAAAATATTTGTCTTAATTATCCAGCCTCACTAGCAGGATTTTTATACCCTCTTGCTAGAGAATTGTCTGAAGAAACAAAAAAAGTAATAGCACATTATATGCTAAAAACCTTCCCTTCAACTAATTTAACTCCCTATTGTAGAGGAATAATATCATTTGATAATAGAGCTATTCCGTATCTTATAGCTGTAGAATGTAAAGTTGAAGGAATAAAATTAAACCATTATTGTGAACTATTACAAAAATTGTATAATAAAAATTCTATAAGTTGA
- a CDS encoding DUF2173 family protein gives MSVSEKLDRLMKLKGAIAAGHFTADGKLVEYKGPLTKELAEMVAKMCAANSMMGAIEAEAFTKISGMNWSPLLGWAVAAGDYAVCVMGNYGVFVKLSEADFNEIFKVLGEIAK, from the coding sequence ATGTCTGTCTCCGAAAAACTCGACAGGTTAATGAAGCTAAAAGGAGCAATAGCTGCGGGTCATTTCACTGCAGACGGTAAACTAGTTGAGTACAAGGGACCATTAACTAAGGAATTAGCTGAAATGGTAGCTAAGATGTGTGCTGCAAATTCGATGATGGGAGCTATAGAAGCTGAGGCATTTACGAAAATTAGTGGAATGAATTGGTCGCCATTACTTGGTTGGGCAGTAGCTGCAGGAGATTATGCTGTATGTGTAATGGGCAACTACGGAGTTTTTGTTAAACTTAGTGAAGCAGACTTTAACGAAATATTTAAAGTACTAGGAGAAATAGCTAAATAA
- a CDS encoding SMP-30/gluconolactonase/LRE family protein — protein MKKVTEFKGKLFEGPVWVKDTLYFVDITRGEIHSIKENQHKVIRLTSYVSSIQPRKKGGLIATSGKGFYIIENNTIRLLYEVENWDERNRFNDGKCDFMGRYWVGTMNLEEKYPTGALYVLDLNAKLRKILDGVTISNGLAWSLDNKKFYYIDSPTKKIYVFDFDLMKGEISNRNTLIDLSSYPGIPDGMAIDSEGMLWVALYGGGRVLRVTEGRVLEEIKVPASHVTSVTFGDSDLKTLYITTANEEENGGYIYSEIVGIKGVETYYCEF, from the coding sequence ATGAAAAAAGTTACGGAATTTAAGGGAAAATTATTTGAAGGACCCGTATGGGTTAAAGACACACTTTATTTTGTGGACATCACTAGGGGTGAAATACATAGTATAAAGGAAAATCAACATAAAGTGATAAGGCTAACTTCATATGTAAGTTCAATACAACCAAGGAAAAAAGGGGGTTTAATTGCAACATCTGGGAAAGGATTTTATATAATAGAAAATAATACGATCAGACTTCTATATGAAGTTGAAAATTGGGATGAAAGAAATAGGTTCAATGACGGAAAATGTGACTTTATGGGAAGGTATTGGGTAGGGACTATGAACTTGGAGGAAAAGTATCCAACCGGTGCACTATACGTATTAGACCTTAATGCAAAGCTTAGAAAGATTTTAGATGGAGTCACTATATCGAATGGATTAGCGTGGAGTTTAGATAATAAAAAGTTTTATTATATAGATTCTCCTACAAAGAAAATATACGTATTTGATTTTGACCTAATGAAAGGTGAGATATCAAATAGAAACACTTTGATAGATCTTTCTTCATATCCTGGGATACCAGATGGAATGGCAATTGATTCTGAAGGGATGTTATGGGTAGCTCTATATGGTGGAGGAAGAGTACTAAGAGTTACTGAAGGTAGAGTATTAGAAGAAATAAAAGTTCCAGCGTCACACGTGACTTCAGTAACATTTGGAGATTCAGATTTAAAAACACTTTACATAACAACTGCAAATGAGGAAGAAAATGGAGGGTATATTTATTCTGAAATAGTTGGCATTAAGGGAGTGGAAACTTACTACTGTGAATTCTAA
- a CDS encoding LOG family protein — protein sequence MQIGIAAHSGEVSEELKERAKRFVDTLSSCKNVRLLLGGYWGLMKIVVDEALNKGLPVVLFLPIEREDVKIPDEVIKVYTGCEFRCRSVMLVRSSDVLVSLGGGVGTQIELFMAYAMGKSVYSLCDTGLSTDNLKQAYPEYFDNRQVVKIKYFDDETKMAYAICNENVEKRRPNFG from the coding sequence ATGCAAATCGGCATAGCTGCTCACAGTGGAGAAGTCTCAGAAGAATTAAAGGAAAGGGCTAAAAGATTTGTAGACACACTGTCGAGCTGTAAAAATGTTAGATTGCTTTTAGGTGGTTATTGGGGATTAATGAAGATTGTGGTAGATGAGGCTCTAAATAAAGGATTACCAGTAGTCCTTTTTCTTCCTATAGAGAGAGAAGATGTGAAAATTCCAGACGAGGTTATTAAAGTATATACGGGATGCGAATTTAGATGCAGATCAGTAATGCTTGTTAGATCTTCCGATGTTTTAGTTAGCCTTGGTGGAGGTGTCGGTACTCAAATTGAGCTATTTATGGCATATGCTATGGGAAAATCTGTTTATAGTCTATGCGATACGGGTCTTTCAACAGATAATTTGAAGCAAGCGTACCCGGAATACTTTGATAATAGGCAAGTAGTCAAGATAAAATATTTTGATGACGAGACTAAGATGGCCTATGCAATATGCAACGAAAATGTAGAAAAAAGAAGACCTAACTTTGGTTAG
- a CDS encoding class II glutamine amidotransferase — protein MCRMLAYIGEKEKLKKLAECLIASSKDDPITHDVHSDGWGIVAFQGDEIIYYRSVNPVFKEREKLMNIIDSLKNAKVIIHARLATDKSLVASYLSHPYMESNEKEIFFIAHNGSVDKQLLGEALGINPKLMVDSELIGKYIQKEGIERVKDLIKYTKSALNLLILYIDRESRKSHVYYFNYYNKDYIRSKGIPEEYYKMYIGESYVFSSSLVYSGCEKIKEAEFGELKEL, from the coding sequence ATGTGCAGAATGTTGGCTTATATAGGCGAAAAGGAGAAGCTTAAAAAACTTGCAGAATGTTTGATAGCTTCCTCTAAAGATGACCCCATTACACATGATGTACATTCTGATGGTTGGGGTATAGTGGCTTTTCAAGGGGATGAAATAATTTACTATCGTAGTGTAAACCCTGTCTTTAAAGAGAGAGAAAAACTCATGAATATCATAGATTCTTTAAAGAATGCTAAAGTAATAATTCACGCTAGATTAGCTACCGATAAGTCATTAGTAGCATCCTATCTATCTCATCCATATATGGAAAGTAATGAGAAAGAAATATTCTTCATTGCCCATAATGGTAGTGTTGATAAACAGTTACTAGGTGAGGCTTTAGGAATAAATCCCAAACTTATGGTTGACTCTGAGTTAATTGGGAAGTATATACAGAAAGAAGGAATAGAAAGAGTTAAAGACCTGATTAAGTATACTAAATCTGCCTTAAACTTACTAATACTATACATAGATAGAGAAAGTAGAAAGTCTCACGTATACTATTTTAACTACTACAATAAGGATTACATAAGAAGTAAAGGAATTCCAGAAGAGTATTATAAAATGTATATCGGTGAGAGTTACGTTTTCTCTTCTTCGTTAGTTTATAGTGGTTGTGAAAAGATAAAAGAGGCTGAATTTGGAGAACTAAAAGAACTCTAA